The window GTGACGGTGATGGGTCACGTGGATCATGGCAAGACTTCATTGCTCGATCATATTCGCAGTTCGCGCGTGGCTAGCGGCGAGGCGGGCGGCATTACCCAGCATATCGGGGCCTACCACGTGGAAACGCCGCGCGGCATGATCACCTTCCTCGATACACCGGGCCACGAGGCTTTTACCGCCATGCGGGCGCGCGGAGCCAAGGTTACGGACATCGTGATTCTGGTGGTGGCCGCCGACGACGGCGTGATGCCTCAAACCATCGAAGCGGTACACCACGCCAAGGCGGCGAAGGTACCTTTGGTGGTGGCGGTCAACAAAATCGACAAGCCCGAAGCCAATCCCGAGCGTATTCGCCAGGAATTGGTCACCCACGAAGTGGTGCCCGAAGATTGGGGCGGAGATACTATTTTCGTGGACGTGTCGGCACGGGTCGGTACGGGTATCGACCTCTTGCTGGAGGCCATTCTGCTGCAAGCCGAGGTCATGGAGTTGAAAGCCCCGCGCCTGGCGGCGGCGAAAGGCGTGGTGATCGAATCGCGCCTGGACAAGGGCCGTGGTCCCGTGGCCACCGTGCTAGTGCAATCTGGCACCTTGAAGCGAGGCGACGTGGTGTTGGCGGGCGCTTCTTTCGGCCGCGTGCGTGCGATGCTCGACGAGACCGGGCGCAATATTCCCGAGGCCGGGCCATCCATCCCCGTGGAGATTCAAGGCTTGGCGGATTTGCCGGCGGCGGGCGAGGAACTCATCGTATTGGGGGACGAGCGCAAGGCGCGCGAAATCGCGCTCTTTCGGCAAGGCAAGTTCCGAGACGTGCAATTGGCCAAGAAGCAGGCGGCCAAGCTCGACGGGGTGCTGGACCAGATGGCTGCCGGAGAAATCAAGGCCCTTGCCTTGATCGTGAAGGCCGACGTGCAAGGCTCGCAAGAAGCCTTGGTGCATGCGTTGCAGAAACTTTCCACCACGGAAGTGAAAGTCAACGTGGTGCACAGCGGCGTGGGTGCCATTACCGAATCGGATATCAACCTGGCCATGGCATCCAACGCCGTGGTCATCGGTTTCAACGCGCGTGCCGATTCCACCGCCAAGAAGCTCATGACCGCCAACGGTATCGAGGCTCGTTACTACGACGTGATCTACGACGCCGTGGAAGAGGTCAAGAACGCCATGTCCGGCATGTTGGCGCCGGAGCGCAAGGAGTCCATATTGGGTCTCGTGGATTTGCGCCAGGTGTTCCAGATTTCCAAGGTGGGAGCCATCGCTGGCTGCTACGTGTTGGAGGGCTTGGTCAAGCGCGGGTCGCGTGTCCGGGTCTTGCGCGACAACATCGTGATTCACGACGGCGAGCTGGATTCCCTCAAGCGCTTCAAGGATGATGTGCGCGAGGTGAAGGCCGGCTTCGAATGCGGGCTATCGGTTAGGGGCTTCAACGACATCACGGTCGGCGACCAACTTGAATCGTACGAGGTCGTGGAAATCGCGCGCACCCTGTAAGCATGCCGAAAAATCCGGCGAGGCCCTCTCGCATCGCGGTACAAATTCAGCGCGAGTTGGCCGAGCTGGTGCGCCTGGAGTTGAAGGATCCGCGCGTCGGGATGGTTACCTTTACCGACGTGGAGGTGACGCGCGACTACGGGCATGCCAAGGTGTTTTTCACCACTTTTCGCGGCGAGGCGCAATCGGAGGAGACTTCAAAGGCGCTCCAGCACGCCGCCGGATTTCTCCGTAGCGAGTTATCGCGCCGCCTGAAGCTGCGCACGGTGCCTCAACTGCACTTCGTCTACGACGGGTCCGTCGAGCACGGCGTGCGTTTATCCAAGTTGATCGGCGAGGCCAACCTTCCGCGTCCGCCAGAGGGGTGATTTTGGCGGCACGGCCGGAAAGTAAGGAAAGGCCTGCGCGCCATGCTGTCGATGGTGTCCTGCTCATCGACAAAGGTCTTGGTCTCTCCTCCAACCAAGCGTTGCAACGGGCCAAGCGGTTGCTGAACGCCAAGAAGGCGGGGCATACGGGTACACTCGATCCCGCTGCTACCGGATTGCTTGTCTTGTGCTTTGGCGAAGCGACCAAGCTGGCCGGGGTCGGGCTCGGCGAGGATAAGACATACGAAGCCTGCGTGCACCTAGGTGTATCGACCGACACGGGGGATGTGGAAGGCCAGGTCACTGCCCGCCAAGCCTTCACGGGGAGCGACCAAGATATCGAGAACGTATTGGGACGCCTGCGCGGCGAAGTGGAGCAGGTCCCGCCCATGTACAGCGCGCTCAAGCACGAGGGCAAACCTTTGTATGACTACGCCCGGGCCGGGCAGACGATCGAGAGGCAAGCCCGGGTGGTGCATATTAGCGAGTTGGTTGCGCTTCGGCGCGAGGGCGACAAGTGCTGGATCAGGGTGAGTTGCAGCAAGGGCACCTATATTCGCGTGCTGGCCGAGCAGATTGGAGAGGCCCTGGGCTGTCCGGCTCATCTGGCCGCCTTGCGCAGAACGCGGGTGGGGGGCTTGGAAGTAAGGGAGGCCCAATCCGTGGATGCCTTGGAAGCGCAACCCATGGCGGACCGGTTAAGGCGCCTTCTGCCGTCCCAAATTCTTTTAGAATCCATGCCATTAGTGGTTTTGGACGAAGCCGCCGAACGGGCCGTGCGCCTAGGCCAGGTACTGCATCGAGACTTCGAGCCGGCGGGCATGGTTCGGCTGCACGGGCCCAGTGGCACATTGGTGGGCTTGGCCGAGGCCCGGGCGGGCGGCACCATCCATCCAAAACGGATATTGAATTTGCGGCTTGAGGAACAAGGCAGTAGTCCCATACAATAGCGCGCTTTTTTTGGAGAAACGTGAGATGACGATTACAGTGGAAAGCAGGGCCCGCATCGTCGGGGAGTATCAAAGAGCCAAGGGCGACTCCGGCTCGCCGGAAGTACAAGTTGCGTTGCTTACCGCGCGCATCAACGATCTATCGGGGCACTTCAAGAGCCACGTCAAGGATTTTCATTCGCGCCGCGGGTTGCTTCGCATGGTGAGCCGCCGCCGCAAGTTGCTGGATTATCTGAAGCGCGCGGACACCGACGGTTACCGCAAATTGATCGACCGTCTTGGCCTGCGCAAGTAGTCACAAAGCTGCTGTACCGCACTCGATTCCTTCCTCGCCGCGCGTTTCTCTTCGTACCTCTGTACGGGACGCGCGGTGCCCTCCAGCGTATTCGCACTGAGATTACCCATCCATGGATGTAAACCCTCTCGCAGTAACCAAGAAATCTATTCCCTGGGGGAAAAACCAGCTCACTCTGGAAACCGGCGAAATCGCCCGCCAGGCGCACGGGGCCGTACTGGTGAACCTGGATGACACCGTGGTGCTCGTCACCGTGGTGGGAAAGAAAGACGTCTCGCCCGGGCAAGATTTTCTCCCCTTGACCGTGGACTACATGGAGCGCACCTACGCCGCCGGCAAAATCCCAGGCGGATTTTTCAAGCGCGAGGGACGCCCCTCGGAAAAAGAGACGCTAACCTGCCGGTTGATCGACCGGCCCATCCGTCCCTTGTTTCCCGACGGCTTCTTCAACGAAGTGCAAGTGGTGGCCACGGTGATTTCGTCCAACAATGAAGTGGACGCCGATATCGCCGCCATGGTGGGTGCCTCCGCAGCGCTGGCCTTGTCCGGAATTCCCTTCGATGGCCCCATCGGCGCCGCGCGCGTGGGCTACATCGGCGGCGAATACGTGTTGAACCCCTCGGCCACGGAATTGAAGACTTCGCAGCTTGACCTCGTAGTCGCTGGAACCGCGAAAGCCGTGCTGATGGTGGAATCCGAGGCGGCGGAATTGCCTGAAGACGTCATGCTAGGTGCCGTGGTCTTCGGCCACCAACAAATGCAACCGGTCATCAGCCTCATCAACGAGCTGGCGGACGAAGTTGGTAAGCCCCTGTGGGATTGGGCACCGGCGGCCAAGGATCAAGGCTTGATCGAAAAGATCGCGGCAATCGCCGATGCCGGGTTGCAAGAGGCTTACCGCCTGCGCCAAAAGCAAGCGCGCACTGAAAGAGTCACTGCGTTGCGCGATCAAGTGGTGCAAGCCGTCGCCAAAGATGCCGCCACACCCGTGGACGAGAATCTCGTCAAGACCATTTTCGGCGATCTGGAATCCAAGATCGTTCGCGGCCGCGTCCTGAGCGGCGAACCCCGCATAGATGGCCGCGATACCCGCACCGTGCGTCCCATCTCCATCCGCACCGGCGTATTGCCGCGCGTGCATGGTTCGGCACTCTTCACTCGTGGCGAGACCCAAGCCTTGGTCGCCGCCACGTTGGGTACCGCGCGCGATGAGCAGATCATCGATGCCTTGCAAGGCGAGTACACCGACCGCTTCATGCTCCACTACAACATGCCTCCCTACGCCACCGGCGAAACCGGCCGCGTGGGAACGCCCAAGCGGCGCGAGGTGGGACATGGCCGCTTGGCCAAGCGCTCGCTGATTCGCGTGCTGCCCACTCCGGAAGAGTTCTCCTATTCGCTGCGCGTGGTATCCGAGATCACCGAATCCAATGGTTCCAGTTCCATGGCTTCGGTGTGCGGCGGCTGCTTGGCGCTCATGGATGCCGGCGTTCCCATGAAGGCGCACGTCGCCGGGATCGCCATGGGTCTCATCAAGGAAGGCAACCGCTTCGCCGTGTTGACCGACATCCTGGGCGATGAAGATCACCTGGGCGACATGGACTTCAAGGTAGCCGGTACCGAAACTGGCATCACCGCCTTGCAGATGGACATCAAGATCCAAGGCATCACCAAGGAGATAATGCAAGTGGCGCTCTCGCAAGCGCGCGAGGGCCGCATGCACATCCTGGGTTTCATGAAGGAATCCTTGCAAACCGCGCGCTCGGAAATCTCCACCTACGCGCCGCGCATGATCACCATGAAGATCAAGCCGGAAAAAATCCGCGACGTCATCGGCAAGGGCGGTGCGGTAATCCGCGCGCTGACCGTGGAGACTGGCACCACCATCGACATCGCCGAGGACGGTACCGTCACCATCGCCTGCGTGAACTCCGATGGCGGGCTTGCCGCCAAGAAACGCATCGAGGACATCACCGCCGATGTGGAGGTGGGCCGGATCTACGACGGCACGGTGTTGAAGCTCCTCGACTTCGGCGCCATCGTGAGCGTCCTTCCCGGCAAGGATGGCCTGCTGCACATCTCCCAAATCGCGGAGGAGCGCGTGAAGGCCGTGGGCGACCATCTCAAGGAAGGCCAGCAAGTGCGAGTGAAGGTGCTGGAAGCCGACGAAAAGGGACGCTTGCGCTTATCCATGAAGGCCGCCGCGCAGGAAGAAAGCCCGCAACCGGCGGGGTAGCTTCGGCGGCCTTTCGGTCCCAAAAAAACCCGCCAGAAGGCGGGTTTTTACTTGTATCCAGAGCGATCGGATAGATATACAGTGGTTATTTGTATATCTATCCCGATGAGGTGATCATGCAGATCGCGAGGTGGGGTAACAGTTTGGCGGTGCGTCTGCCTGCGGCGGTAGTCGAAGCACTAACTCTCAAAGAGGGCGATGAGATCGAGATTCATGTCGCTGGCGAGCGCTCTTTTGAAGTTAAGAGGCGCCCTGAGGCGCGAGAATTGTTGGCGCGATTAAGGAAGTTTCGCGGGCGGCTTCCTGCCGATTTCAAGTTCTACCGGCTTGAAGCCAATGAGCGTGGCTGAGCGTTTTTTCGACACGAACGTACTCCTATATCTACTCTCCGCAGATACTGCCAAGGCTGATCGCGCGGAAATTGAGTTGAGCCGTGGCGGCGTGCTCAGCGTGCAGGTGCTCAATGAGTTCGCGTCGGTTGCATCGCGTAAACTCACGATGTCCATAACCGAAATCCGCGAGATGCTCGCCACG of the Betaproteobacteria bacterium genome contains:
- a CDS encoding translation initiation factor IF-2 encodes the protein MPQSNVSQFATELGIAPHVLLEQLGAAGVSKKLVADTPLTEQDKTLLLEYLRRMHGNKEGQQKITLTRRQTTEIKRADSTGRSRTIQVEVRKKRVLVKRDPNAPEEVAETKPVMPVIDAKEVALREMEARKHAELSAIQAAEIAKKVEDKKPRKPVAVPVPAAEVVAVPDEVPPAQAPAEDKKPAKVKTKTPGKEAVAEAPPPAVAAPVPAPAPAAEPAKTEAKVASEGTLHRPAGARTPGAADAKKAAKKPPAKTTGWQDDAARRRALKTRGDDGSQGWHTRNRHGRHRTEVVPAAPVVVEKKIYEVPVPETITVAELAHKMSVKAAEVIKELMKMGSMVTINQVLDQDTAMILVEEMGHIAKRAKLDDPESFLVEQDARSTGEHRPPVVTVMGHVDHGKTSLLDHIRSSRVASGEAGGITQHIGAYHVETPRGMITFLDTPGHEAFTAMRARGAKVTDIVILVVAADDGVMPQTIEAVHHAKAAKVPLVVAVNKIDKPEANPERIRQELVTHEVVPEDWGGDTIFVDVSARVGTGIDLLLEAILLQAEVMELKAPRLAAAKGVVIESRLDKGRGPVATVLVQSGTLKRGDVVLAGASFGRVRAMLDETGRNIPEAGPSIPVEIQGLADLPAAGEELIVLGDERKAREIALFRQGKFRDVQLAKKQAAKLDGVLDQMAAGEIKALALIVKADVQGSQEALVHALQKLSTTEVKVNVVHSGVGAITESDINLAMASNAVVIGFNARADSTAKKLMTANGIEARYYDVIYDAVEEVKNAMSGMLAPERKESILGLVDLRQVFQISKVGAIAGCYVLEGLVKRGSRVRVLRDNIVIHDGELDSLKRFKDDVREVKAGFECGLSVRGFNDITVGDQLESYEVVEIARTL
- the rbfA gene encoding 30S ribosome-binding factor RbfA, with the translated sequence MPKNPARPSRIAVQIQRELAELVRLELKDPRVGMVTFTDVEVTRDYGHAKVFFTTFRGEAQSEETSKALQHAAGFLRSELSRRLKLRTVPQLHFVYDGSVEHGVRLSKLIGEANLPRPPEG
- the truB gene encoding tRNA pseudouridine(55) synthase TruB, coding for MAARPESKERPARHAVDGVLLIDKGLGLSSNQALQRAKRLLNAKKAGHTGTLDPAATGLLVLCFGEATKLAGVGLGEDKTYEACVHLGVSTDTGDVEGQVTARQAFTGSDQDIENVLGRLRGEVEQVPPMYSALKHEGKPLYDYARAGQTIERQARVVHISELVALRREGDKCWIRVSCSKGTYIRVLAEQIGEALGCPAHLAALRRTRVGGLEVREAQSVDALEAQPMADRLRRLLPSQILLESMPLVVLDEAAERAVRLGQVLHRDFEPAGMVRLHGPSGTLVGLAEARAGGTIHPKRILNLRLEEQGSSPIQ
- a CDS encoding 30S ribosomal protein S15 produces the protein MTITVESRARIVGEYQRAKGDSGSPEVQVALLTARINDLSGHFKSHVKDFHSRRGLLRMVSRRRKLLDYLKRADTDGYRKLIDRLGLRK
- the pnp gene encoding polyribonucleotide nucleotidyltransferase — translated: MDVNPLAVTKKSIPWGKNQLTLETGEIARQAHGAVLVNLDDTVVLVTVVGKKDVSPGQDFLPLTVDYMERTYAAGKIPGGFFKREGRPSEKETLTCRLIDRPIRPLFPDGFFNEVQVVATVISSNNEVDADIAAMVGASAALALSGIPFDGPIGAARVGYIGGEYVLNPSATELKTSQLDLVVAGTAKAVLMVESEAAELPEDVMLGAVVFGHQQMQPVISLINELADEVGKPLWDWAPAAKDQGLIEKIAAIADAGLQEAYRLRQKQARTERVTALRDQVVQAVAKDAATPVDENLVKTIFGDLESKIVRGRVLSGEPRIDGRDTRTVRPISIRTGVLPRVHGSALFTRGETQALVAATLGTARDEQIIDALQGEYTDRFMLHYNMPPYATGETGRVGTPKRREVGHGRLAKRSLIRVLPTPEEFSYSLRVVSEITESNGSSSMASVCGGCLALMDAGVPMKAHVAGIAMGLIKEGNRFAVLTDILGDEDHLGDMDFKVAGTETGITALQMDIKIQGITKEIMQVALSQAREGRMHILGFMKESLQTARSEISTYAPRMITMKIKPEKIRDVIGKGGAVIRALTVETGTTIDIAEDGTVTIACVNSDGGLAAKKRIEDITADVEVGRIYDGTVLKLLDFGAIVSVLPGKDGLLHISQIAEERVKAVGDHLKEGQQVRVKVLEADEKGRLRLSMKAAAQEESPQPAG
- a CDS encoding AbrB/MazE/SpoVT family DNA-binding domain-containing protein, which gives rise to MQIARWGNSLAVRLPAAVVEALTLKEGDEIEIHVAGERSFEVKRRPEARELLARLRKFRGRLPADFKFYRLEANERG